The DNA region CGCGGACCGCGGTCCCGCGACGGAGCTATTTTGGAAGACGCACGTGGCGCGGTTGTACGAGGAAAAGTACGCGAAGGCTATTTTGGGGTGAGTTTTAAGGTGTTTCGAAGAATTTAAGAGATATTAACTTGTTATAGATAAGACTGAATGTGCTCATTTATTGTGTTTTATATTATGCTCGTTGAAGGATTGTAAAATTGAGTGTTCTAAGCTTTAATCCAATCTACACGAACGTGTGCCACtctcaactaaaaaaaattggttacgAATAAACTGTTCGACAAActgcgtcgttttttttttttatttttccaagtgGACAGAGAGAAAAGAGCACTGCCAAGAAGTGCCTTGTGGaatcgaaaaagaaaaacagaaaaataaacacaaaccaCTTAAGCCGTCTTCGCACGGATGGCGGCACGCTTGCTGGTGACGGCCTGGAAACCGGACTTAATACTAGCGACCGAGCATCGCGACCCGCACGACTCGCACTGCAGGAAGAACAGCCGGGTGTCCTTCTGGAGGATGGTTTCGGGCGAGCGGCAGGTGTGGCACGTCACGTACTCCTTGATGTACCGCCGCAGCACGTTCTCGATCTGCTTCGGCTGGAAGCGGCCCTTGATGATGAGCTGGGAGTTGCCGTCGACGGAACCGCTCGTGCCCAACTCGGCGAGCAAAAAGTCCAGCAAGTGCTTCGGCTGTCGATGCAGCGTTTTGCAGATTTCGGTAAAGTTGGCAAACGACGTCTTCTTCGTTCCTACGCGCAGCACCTGGGGCGGTCGCATCACAAACTTGGGCTTCCGGCCGGCCGCCATGTCCGGGTTCTTGTCCAGGATGATCTCGAACACCCGCTGGAGCAGCTCGTCGTACGTGTAGTCCCGATCGGAGCCCGCCCACGTCGTGCTGTGCTCGACTGAAAGGTACAAAGTGGATTATGATTAGAGATTGCATTTCATCAAGTTCAGGCTAAATGTTAGTTAAAGTACCGAATTCCGTGACGACTCCGTCGATATCCGTAAGGCATGTAATGTTAGAAAAGTTTGTGATAATTGTCGTTACAACAGATAacgattttttaagatttcaatAATGTAAAAAGGCGAAAGAAAAAAGCCGAACGAAATCAgtcattaaaatataaataaaaacaaggCGAAAAATAAATCGTTAATTATGAACTATGTTCGTAAGTTGTCGTttgaataaaatctattttttttttttttttgatagttcaatacacttttttgtttgtttgtattgaaaattttcgaccgaaaaacgcatttttaaaccatgttttaaaggtccaataaaccaaattttccgtttctgctttttgggtgttttttaataacccTAGCTCAAGGcggattcaaaaacacccaaaaagcaatgactgaaaatttgttttttttttaccttttttaaaccatgaattttgaaactttttaaaaaaaaaagtgctttttgattaatttttttatttatgaacatCTGTATTTTTGAATGTAAGGCCGAATGTCGTTTTGCcgacggtcatttcgccgaatgtcgtttcgccgcatgggacatttccccgaatgggacgtttcgccgaattgacaaataatcgtataataaatatataaaatggacactaattgtattaaaatattttggaaaaatataatgtccctaaaaggtgatttttcaatctttagaaaaaatatttttttgtttcttagtatgttatttttaaaagtttatgcaTTATTGTATGCATACACAATcgcttaaaaaataacccagttgaaaaaaaatctgttttagcATTCTTTCAAACTAAAGCAgttatttaatttcagcatacaATTTCTGTGGGTTTTTGCATTCTTGTTTTAATaaatcatttgaattatttCTGTGAGATTTTGGGTTCTGTTtaccatgagcagttcttttaattttctgcttataattttgataaatttctgtTAGTCAGGGTTGttacaatatcaaaatatcagctctcagcaactacaattatcccgcctgaatattcatgcctcaaatacaactgctcttctctcttcattgaaactctcagcgccgaacatagccgaacacgttttcgtgtttacccactcgcgattgacattttccttttctctctcattcccgcttccacgatcatcctaccgcaaaagcgtttaaccacaaaagccgccacaaaaccaatttcgcaaacgcagtttgacgggacgtcatgcgtggtcggatcctaatcgccatctcgcgttctctcatttcagtttttggagagattgaaagactcagcggtgagagcgcatagtcgaggaaaaggggaagagtgatagagagagaatgacatcgctgggaatcaagagacacaagaagagatctcacaagctatagtgacggccactatactctcggatatttttggtgcagagataatctattgatagcttttttatcactcatttgcaacactgctgttagtttttgcattctttgtttttaagcatattatttgtatacttttagtaagtttttgtattctttccaagatgagcagttctttagATTTTCAGcatgacattttgaaaaaataccggtagtttttaaattctttgtttACTGagcatatattttaaattattttgagagtttttgcattctttcaaacatgaacagttcttttattttctgcttataattttgaatatttctgtttgtttttgcattctttgttttttaagcaaattatttttataatttttgtgagtttttgcatttttcaaacatgaccagttcttttaattggctgcttataatttaaattatttctgtttgtttttcaagcaaattatttgtataatttttgggagtttttgcattctttcaaacatgagcagttcttgcaggccaaggattgatacctaagagcatgcaatggcactgaccttgttgcgtgctcttcggttgacgtccacgtaaggaacatcctggaaggagcgtaactaactacatccgtagttctgttagatcatccgaattatcttgatcagaacagtatagctctggttccttgcgagtgtcctattttcttacctccacgttggcttggttttcatgatgacctagctggtggcctgtggaaacggatcgtaaacctttgaccaccgcgggtcagagtcgagacggctaaaagaaaggggcgcgacaatgtgggaaagggaagtaatttgtgattgtagacggtattgttttgattcgcagtatgttgagtcaactgctgtggatgtacctaaaacatcgcacaacggggtttctcttctcttcattctcagctaccacctatctcctatttttattttgctcttctgattcccaattcttcactgattcttctatttaatatccaacatttgattttaattttactaacttttgattctcttatctctcaaagcttttccactcttttctatcaattgatactgctgtaacaaactttgttttgtttttttttccttaaaatatacttttccttaatgtactagtaatatcaagtctatttatcattcgccttatcttttttgattttattgcgaatttatttatttgaataattctttatctgtcctataaattatgattactataatctaagcttgttttgtatctctatttattaactattgtctaattttacatctaatacatctagcttctcatttttattcttcaaaatacgctcatcattctcttactattgatacttgatttttataaaacaaattctcttttactgtcaattgttttcaatcttcacccttttttcaaacaagtgaggtctgagcccttactcaatttatggaatgcctaaaggattaacacaaataatactattgtatttttggtaaacttttaaaacatacttaggaccaaaaattgtaacaaaacaccgcgacaaaagaaatagcaacagataaacactaCTCAACattaggaaagatttcaggagagaacaatacacagtaaaataacaactagtttttaaattcaaactaaaaataaaacagtttttgctttaatgaaaggtgataggcacactttaaatggttaggcgcttatacttacatcaaaccctacttaatgtaccacccccggccgagttaaaatgcgtaaccggaaaagaaggtgtgcatgcctggcacgaacactcaaagcgtgttctagcatgctgctcgtactgactcagagcaagggtgagatgtaggtgtaagggcagtgcgtgttcgttgggaacctggtgcataagatcggtcaaggcccgttcttacactgaaaattgcgaattgcgaatctttcaaacatgagcagttcttttggttttcagcacaacattttgcaaaattgctgtCAATTTTTGCATTCTATATGTTTGGcatacttttcaaatatttcggtGAGTTTATGCATTATTAGTTCTTTAAGCatattatttctataatttttggggggttttgcattctttgaaacatgagcagttattttgatttttagcataacattttgacaaatttctgtaagtttttgttttcttttttttttttagcaaattacTTGTTTAATTGttatgagtttttgcattctttcaaacatgagcagttcttttgatttttagcataacatttaaaaaaaattctgttagtttttgcattcttaaatttttaggccaattatttgtattatttctgtgagtttatacattctttgaaacatgagacgttctttactttttttaaattattatattattatcttgCCACTCCTTCTCAAGTTTGCATGAGTGAATTACAAGATGGCACTGCGAACAAATAgcataaattatacaaaaaagttaatttttagtcaattcggcgaaactacattcggcgaaacgtaccagaTCCGGGCCAATGACATTGACCcaatgtaaatttcatgtcaaggccATATGAATTCataattctttttttctttattttatgttttttaacttaatatttccatttataaaattgatgagttattttaaattttgaaatatgtgAATATATGTTTATCTGATGTGTTTTAAGCACTTCGTAAATTTTTAATGCAAGAAATCATAAATAtcaatattcttaattttttagacagtccagactcgattatctaacaaaatttcatttcgttttttttaatgtttttttttttgatgtcttatttttgattgttgagctttagtatgaccccttaactattctgtagtgatttagaatgtttaaatccaagatggcagccaaaatggcggttatgaaatattgaaaaaatgcaatttttaattaaattaagcaatcaaccattcaaattcgattaaaatggggttgcaaaactcgaatttgatataatagtaatagtaattaccaaaattattgtatattataatattttgatagtttaattttgtaagttttattttaagttcatcaaaaattagtcaaatttattttttttcaaatttttggatttttataatTAAAGGTAAATTATGGATTGGTTTTAAATTCAATGATTCTCAAACTTTAGAATCTTTGAATTCTAGAATTTCGATAATTCAGGAAAccttttgaatgtttgaatgcaagaatttaatattttttattataaaattatagaaCTTTTGAATTGcggaattttaataattttatatttttataatggaCAATAACTCAAGTTCATatgaattgaatttttataatttgatttatttttatttcagaattctactttaaaatgcataaaaaaataaaataaatgcaatattttttttaattttagaactgTTGTGTTGAAAATTTCGCATTCTTAATGcataataaacaaaataaatgttgtaatttttatgatcactgcccaccattgaaaaaacggctaatatccacttttggcaaaaacgagatattagcaccaggtggtagaggacgttccaacgcatcttctggaacttgaattttactgaaatagtgtctagacttggctgccgatgcgaaaaaccaaacggctaaatatgccactcttatgggaaattaccttgacggagattttgtgtcaaacactaaaacgcgtttttctcggaatacttgatttggcataatagccgaattttcaattatgggcagatcATAAGTTTACAAAGTTAATTTTAACTTCGTGAACTTTATTATAAATATTGTCTttcttaaatattaaaattaaatacatTAAAGATTAATATTTTAGAGttatacaaattttaaacattattctataattaattttttttttatatgtcaatgccaattttatttcaaattcatcagaaatttaaagaaaggtTTTTAAGCTTCTTTTCAACTAAACGAGTTCTAAAATTGTTTcagtttataaatattttttaacaaattttaataaattctgaattttttatattttaaaattatttgatttatgaatatgcataaattaaaaattattttaattttatttacagtccagactcgatcatCCGCAAACCttgtaaaaatttcacttcggatagtaaaataaacataaaaaaaattgttcgtgatt from Culex quinquefasciatus strain JHB chromosome 3, VPISU_Cqui_1.0_pri_paternal, whole genome shotgun sequence includes:
- the LOC6043964 gene encoding eukaryotic translation initiation factor 2 subunit 2 isoform X2 gives rise to the protein MAEDDAIFDPSLMKKKKKKKTSFDLEGLGGDEAGEVEQPEAGSNAPEAAGDDGAGGAELDGDLDLESFGKKKKKKKKPFNMEDLDSALGEEGAGEGGAKDKEADDGEGGGGGFGGDDGFDDDMKIDFSVKKKKKQKKKLSELMEAEEAAREEEKENVEHSTTWAGSDRDYTYDELLQRVFEIILDKNPDMAAGRKPKFVMRPPQVLRVGTKKTSFANFTEICKTLHRQPKHLLDFLLAELGTSGSVDGNSQLIIKGRFQPKQIENVLRRYIKEYVTCHTCRSPETILQKDTRLFFLQCESCGSRCSVASIKSGFQAVTSKRAAIRAKTA
- the LOC6043964 gene encoding eukaryotic translation initiation factor 2 subunit 2 isoform X1; this translates as MAEDDAIFDPSLMKKKKKKKTSFDLEGLGGDEAGEVEQPEAGSNAPEAAGDDGAGGAELDGDLDLESFGKKKKKKKKPFNMEDLDSALGEEGAGEGGAKDKEADDGEGGGGGFGGDDGFDDDMKIDFSVKKKKKQKKKLSELMEAEEAAREEEKENGLTDIDGVVTEFVEHSTTWAGSDRDYTYDELLQRVFEIILDKNPDMAAGRKPKFVMRPPQVLRVGTKKTSFANFTEICKTLHRQPKHLLDFLLAELGTSGSVDGNSQLIIKGRFQPKQIENVLRRYIKEYVTCHTCRSPETILQKDTRLFFLQCESCGSRCSVASIKSGFQAVTSKRAAIRAKTA